From the genome of Palaemon carinicauda isolate YSFRI2023 chromosome 6, ASM3689809v2, whole genome shotgun sequence, one region includes:
- the LOC137642333 gene encoding uncharacterized protein — protein MSRRGPHEDNTDIQFIFTRIYIEAVASTSSDIAQEIENPVSCADCFLSYGEFVLAYSGKIEKLVDLCQRHNLILQNKKCPHCEEVCRIDYKKHSFRCDKSYITKGRRRKRCSYKVSVFVGTWFSKGKLDIETNLKFIVLWVQNWFCYDVAISELKLNKGNVCDWSSFCREVVINWVLRRSKKIGGHNCTVEIDESKFGKRKYNVGRVIDGQWVFGGICRESREFFLVPVETRDCDTLLSLIKERIEPGTTIISDCWRADNCLAEEGFKHLTVNHSLHFVDPQTQAHTNTVERKWRDVKNLVPKYGRRKKHFVGYLATSYFKLHVGEPSQRLHVFLKAAAHLYQPTV, from the exons atgtctaggagagggccgcatgaagataacactgatattcaatttatttttactagaatat acatcgaggccgtagcaagcacgtcgtctgatattgcacaagaaattgaaaATCCCGTTTCTTGTGCCGACTGTTTCTTAAGTTACGGTGAATTTGTGTTAGCCTATTCGGGGAAAATCGAAAAActtgtggatttgtgccagagacacaatttaattttgcaaaataaaaagtGTCCGCATTGTGAGGAAGTGTGTAGGATTGACTACAAGAAACATAGTTTTAGGTGTGACAAGTCTTACATTACGAAAGGACGTAGACGTAAGCGTTGTTCATATAAAGTGTCGGTGTTTGTGGGTACCTGGTTTTCCAAAGGAAAACTGGACATtgaaactaatttaaaatttatagttttgtggGTTCAAAACTGGTTTTGCTACGATGTGGCCATTTctgaattgaaattaaataaaggtAATGTCTGTGATTGGTCTTCTTTTTGCAGGGAAGTTGTAATTAATTGGGTATTAAGGCGCAGCAAGAAAATTGGCGGCCACAATTGTACAGTAGAAATTGACGAGTCCAAATTCGGCAAACGCAAATATAATGTTGGCCGAGTAATAGACGGCCAGTGGGTATTTGGTGGTATTTGCCGAGAATCACGTGAGTTTTTTCTGGTCCCCGTGGAAACCCGGGATTGTGACACCCTGCTCTCGCTGATTAAGGAGAGGATCGAGCCAGGCACAACTATAATTTCGGACTGTTGGCGAGCTGATAACTGTCTGGCAGAGGAGGGTTTTAAGCATTTGACGGTTAACCACAGCCTTCACTTCGTTGATCCCCAGACACAGGCTCATACcaatactgtggagaggaagtggcgggacgtgaagaatttagtgccgaaatatggtaggaggaaaaaacacttCGTCGGGTACCTTGCCACTTCCTACTTCAAGTTGCATGTCGGGGAAccatcgcaacggcttcacgttttcctcaaagcagcagcacatctttaccaaccaacagtttaa